From the Vibrio alginolyticus NBRC 15630 = ATCC 17749 genome, one window contains:
- a CDS encoding EAL domain-containing protein codes for MITKNTRYAILLGLVPIAIFVVAFHSITNFYVNSVKASKIDAYVDYLNQRSAYLDGAIVKQIAQLDFTCSDSDVRTLRDPRFYNRYIRFIAMTTEGGKTCSTVGSEVSRPSSSERFQMDENFFASLILPQQNDQIEWMVIYDNEHVEVFWVLDNSWVNEVIKTPCKDCLFVEFKYDEPIFGDLTISRGKANIAGEENALSKEFFFSGESQANMLIKIYSGEKLKNYAQERVLLWGGLVSVLAGLVTAFAYISGKSLRKSITGLIENGISNTEFIPYYQAIVDSRDGKTVGYEALIRWSRRDGMVPPNMFIGAAEESGLIIPMTNQLIRKIIQDLSDLPEHTWVSINIVSSHLESGVLTKLLSELNWPISNRIHFELTERIPVKDTEAAKKEILYLTNKGYKFKIDDFGTGYGGFSYLQDLGIRCVKVDKMFIDPIGSDDQKLKVLDSIVSAANKAECEMIAEGVESQAQVEYLAQHAIYLIQGYVYAKPEPLTNLASA; via the coding sequence TTGATAACAAAGAATACAAGGTATGCCATTTTACTCGGCTTAGTTCCCATCGCCATATTTGTAGTGGCCTTTCATTCGATAACCAACTTTTACGTCAACTCGGTAAAAGCGTCGAAAATAGATGCTTACGTAGATTATTTAAATCAAAGGTCTGCCTATTTGGACGGAGCAATAGTGAAGCAGATTGCTCAGTTAGATTTTACTTGTAGTGATAGTGATGTAAGAACTTTACGCGACCCACGTTTTTATAACCGTTACATTCGTTTTATTGCGATGACCACAGAAGGCGGAAAAACGTGTTCCACGGTTGGTAGTGAAGTGTCTCGCCCATCTAGTAGTGAACGATTTCAGATGGATGAAAACTTTTTCGCATCACTTATTTTGCCGCAACAGAATGACCAAATAGAGTGGATGGTCATTTATGATAATGAACACGTTGAAGTCTTCTGGGTACTTGATAACAGTTGGGTTAACGAGGTAATAAAAACGCCTTGCAAAGACTGCCTATTTGTAGAGTTTAAGTATGATGAACCAATATTTGGTGATTTAACGATAAGCCGTGGCAAAGCGAATATTGCAGGAGAAGAAAACGCACTGTCAAAAGAGTTTTTCTTTTCAGGAGAGTCTCAAGCCAACATGCTCATCAAGATATACAGCGGTGAAAAACTTAAAAATTATGCTCAGGAAAGAGTACTTTTGTGGGGCGGTCTTGTAAGTGTGCTTGCTGGTCTTGTGACTGCCTTTGCATACATATCTGGTAAAAGCTTGAGAAAATCCATTACAGGTCTAATTGAAAATGGGATTAGTAATACAGAATTTATTCCTTACTACCAGGCGATTGTCGATAGTCGCGATGGTAAGACAGTAGGATATGAAGCTCTGATTCGATGGTCGCGACGTGATGGAATGGTGCCACCAAATATGTTTATTGGTGCTGCAGAAGAAAGTGGCCTGATTATCCCGATGACCAATCAGCTTATTCGTAAAATCATACAAGACTTAAGTGACTTGCCCGAGCATACGTGGGTCAGCATCAATATTGTTTCCTCCCATTTAGAGTCAGGCGTATTAACGAAGTTGCTGTCGGAGTTAAATTGGCCAATCTCGAATAGAATTCATTTTGAGTTGACCGAGAGAATACCAGTAAAAGACACTGAGGCCGCGAAAAAAGAGATTTTGTATTTAACGAATAAAGGCTACAAGTTCAAAATTGACGATTTTGGTACCGGATATGGTGGCTTTTCTTACCTACAAGATTTGGGCATCCGGTGTGTAAAAGTGGATAAGATGTTCATTGATCCAATAGGATCTGACGATCAAAAGTTGAAAGTGCTGGACTCAATTGTGTCTGCAGCGAACAAAGCGGAATGTGAGATGATTGCAGAAGGTGTAGAGAGCCAGGCTCAAGTCGAATATCTGGCTCAGCATGCGATTTACCTTATTCAAGGTTATGTTTACGCTAAACCAGAGCCCCTGACTAACCTTGCAAGCGCTTAA
- a CDS encoding MarR family winged helix-turn-helix transcriptional regulator, translating into MDAIDRVVEQWAREKPDLDTEPMAIMGRLMRIAKHMESRVAELHKKYDLKMGEFDVLATLRRAGSPYCLTPSALIESMMLTSGAMTNRLDKLEKKGFITRTHSKEDRRSVTVELTEQGLTLIDKLILEHVDVQQSLLHGLEGNEKERVNQALKLLLPQFE; encoded by the coding sequence ATGGATGCAATTGATAGAGTGGTAGAGCAGTGGGCTAGGGAGAAGCCAGACCTCGACACTGAACCGATGGCAATAATGGGTCGACTAATGCGAATTGCAAAACACATGGAATCTAGGGTCGCCGAGCTACATAAGAAGTACGATCTGAAAATGGGTGAATTTGATGTGTTAGCGACACTGCGTCGAGCTGGTTCACCATATTGTCTTACTCCCTCAGCGTTAATAGAGTCAATGATGCTCACTTCGGGTGCGATGACCAATCGCTTAGATAAACTAGAGAAGAAAGGGTTTATTACCAGAACCCATAGCAAAGAAGACCGACGTAGCGTCACCGTTGAACTAACAGAGCAAGGCTTAACCTTAATTGACAAGCTAATTTTGGAGCATGTAGACGTTCAGCAATCGTTATTGCATGGTTTAGAAGGCAATGAAAAAGAGCGGGTTAACCAGGCGTTAAAATTGCTATTGCCACAATTTGAGTGA
- a CDS encoding MmcQ/YjbR family DNA-binding protein, which translates to MKSKELEQYLSTFMCAESDFPFGPEALVYKIKGKMFAIIAERNGREYVSVKVKPEDGEVLTSQFTDIIPGYHLNKRHWITVYFNGDVEDGLIQDLCERSYALVVAKLPKAQRALLGE; encoded by the coding sequence ATGAAAAGCAAAGAACTAGAACAATACTTAAGTACCTTCATGTGTGCAGAAAGTGATTTCCCATTTGGGCCTGAAGCGCTTGTATACAAAATCAAAGGCAAGATGTTTGCCATCATTGCAGAGAGAAACGGTCGGGAGTATGTCAGCGTAAAAGTAAAACCAGAAGATGGAGAAGTCTTAACGTCGCAGTTTACGGATATTATCCCGGGTTATCACTTAAATAAGCGTCATTGGATAACGGTTTATTTTAACGGTGATGTCGAGGATGGGTTGATTCAAGATTTGTGTGAACGCTCTTATGCTCTTGTCGTTGCCAAGCTGCCGAAAGCACAACGAGCGTTGCTTGGTGAGTAA
- the gabT gene encoding 4-aminobutyrate--2-oxoglutarate transaminase yields the protein MTNQQLHERRSQVIAQGMGALYPLYVEKAENAYVWDIEGNKYIDFAAGIAVTNTGHSHKRISEAVKAQLDNFSHTCAMVTPYASFVELAEKLTELAPGETKKKAIFLTTGAEAVENAVKVARAHTGRSGVIAFKGGFHGRTNMTMGLTGKVAPYKAGFGPFPNEIYHAPYPNAFHGISVEQSLQAIDDLFACDIEPSRVAAIIFEPVQGEGGFYKAPEAFAQGLRQLCDKHGIMLIADEIQTGFARTGKMFATEYLGIEPDLMTMAKGIAGGFPISAVVGKADVMDSALPGGLGGTYAGSPLGCVAGLEVLKIIEEEDLCAKAMGIGEVVNARMTKLQQSVPAIGEIRTTGAMMAIEFTDPETGEPLQEMTKAVISKAQENGLILLSCGVKANVIRLLPPLTIEPEVLSEGLDKLEKVILEVA from the coding sequence ATGACAAACCAACAACTACACGAAAGAAGAAGCCAAGTTATCGCTCAAGGCATGGGCGCACTGTACCCGCTTTACGTCGAGAAAGCTGAAAACGCTTACGTATGGGATATCGAAGGCAACAAATACATCGACTTTGCAGCTGGCATCGCGGTAACTAACACCGGGCATTCTCACAAGCGCATTAGCGAAGCGGTAAAAGCTCAGCTGGACAACTTCTCACACACGTGTGCGATGGTTACGCCATACGCGTCATTCGTAGAGCTGGCTGAAAAGCTGACAGAACTTGCACCAGGTGAGACTAAGAAGAAAGCGATCTTTCTAACCACTGGCGCCGAGGCGGTCGAAAATGCCGTAAAAGTGGCACGCGCTCATACAGGCCGTAGCGGCGTGATAGCGTTTAAAGGCGGCTTTCACGGTCGCACAAATATGACGATGGGGTTAACTGGTAAAGTTGCGCCATATAAAGCAGGCTTTGGTCCTTTCCCGAATGAAATCTATCACGCGCCGTACCCAAATGCGTTCCACGGCATCAGCGTTGAGCAAAGCTTACAAGCAATCGACGATCTGTTTGCTTGCGATATCGAACCTTCACGCGTTGCGGCGATCATCTTCGAGCCAGTACAAGGTGAGGGCGGCTTCTACAAAGCACCTGAAGCGTTTGCACAAGGCTTACGTCAGCTGTGTGATAAGCACGGTATCATGCTGATTGCCGATGAAATCCAAACGGGTTTTGCTCGTACCGGTAAAATGTTTGCCACAGAGTACCTAGGCATTGAACCAGACCTAATGACAATGGCGAAAGGCATTGCTGGTGGTTTCCCAATCTCAGCGGTAGTTGGGAAAGCGGATGTGATGGATTCTGCACTACCTGGTGGTTTAGGTGGCACTTATGCGGGCTCGCCACTTGGCTGTGTTGCTGGTCTTGAAGTACTGAAAATTATCGAAGAAGAAGACTTGTGTGCTAAAGCAATGGGTATCGGTGAAGTGGTCAATGCTCGTATGACAAAACTGCAACAGTCAGTGCCTGCTATCGGTGAAATCCGTACTACAGGTGCGATGATGGCGATTGAATTTACTGATCCTGAAACGGGTGAGCCGCTACAAGAGATGACCAAAGCGGTGATTTCTAAAGCGCAAGAAAATGGTCTGATTTTGCTTTCTTGTGGGGTAAAAGCGAACGTGATTCGCTTGTTGCCGCCGCTAACCATTGAGCCTGAAGTGCTTAGTGAAGGTTTAGATAAGTTGGAAAAAGTGATTCTTGAAGTGGCGTAA
- a CDS encoding DMT family transporter — protein MNILLAMIPAFFWGTTYAVTQFTLPDWPPVLLGALRALPAGLLLLAIKPSFPKRSEWKVLLVLGTINIACFFGLIFVMALTLPSAISGVGMVSVPVFAMLFGWAVYKRQPSGIQAISGATLIALAWFLFDPSSISLEPVGLLAMISAIMCIVIGSSVTKSLGTKMHWWTVLTWQLILGGVIMSIATSVLAINNPEPYVTVVQDVSMTNILGLLWVVILNTALGYGMYVWLLQRMSVVDFTFGGIANPVAGIVSGLLLLGETFTPLQYSLMLGMIVMSLLPQLITSIKTKRAALSS, from the coding sequence ATGAACATTTTACTTGCGATGATTCCTGCCTTTTTTTGGGGGACGACTTACGCTGTTACTCAGTTTACTCTACCGGACTGGCCTCCCGTTTTACTTGGTGCTCTAAGGGCACTGCCTGCGGGTCTTTTGTTGCTGGCAATAAAGCCCTCGTTTCCAAAAAGAAGTGAGTGGAAAGTGCTGCTTGTTTTAGGAACCATCAACATCGCTTGCTTCTTTGGTCTCATTTTTGTCATGGCGTTGACGCTTCCTTCTGCCATCTCTGGTGTTGGTATGGTTTCGGTCCCCGTTTTTGCGATGCTGTTTGGTTGGGCGGTCTACAAACGTCAGCCTAGTGGCATTCAAGCGATAAGCGGCGCAACTTTGATTGCTTTAGCTTGGTTCTTATTTGATCCTAGCTCTATTTCTCTCGAACCCGTGGGCTTACTTGCGATGATCTCCGCCATTATGTGCATCGTGATAGGAAGTAGCGTAACAAAGTCACTAGGTACAAAAATGCACTGGTGGACAGTGCTAACATGGCAGCTCATTTTGGGTGGCGTGATTATGTCTATCGCAACAAGTGTGCTGGCGATAAACAATCCAGAGCCATATGTTACGGTCGTTCAGGACGTATCCATGACGAATATTCTAGGGTTACTGTGGGTAGTTATTCTGAACACCGCATTAGGGTATGGCATGTATGTATGGTTATTACAGCGGATGTCGGTCGTAGATTTTACCTTTGGTGGTATTGCAAACCCAGTCGCAGGCATTGTTTCGGGCCTACTGCTATTGGGGGAAACGTTCACTCCTCTGCAATACAGCTTAATGCTAGGAATGATCGTAATGTCATTACTACCTCAGCTCATTACGTCAATCAAAACGAAAAGAGCCGCACTCTCCTCCTAA
- a CDS encoding Mpo1 family 2-hydroxy fatty acid dioxygenase, with protein sequence MRALSEWLKEYGESHQNPINQKIHTIAVPGIYLSVVGLIWSIPQISLLGFELNWVWVAVIPTWVFYFRLSLSVFMMMIGYTLACIGLIWSLEVLMLPVLHISMLLFGVLWILQFIGHKIEGKKPSFFEDLQFLLIGPIWVFRKH encoded by the coding sequence ATGCGAGCATTATCTGAATGGCTAAAAGAATATGGTGAGAGTCACCAAAACCCTATCAACCAAAAGATTCACACAATCGCAGTTCCAGGTATTTACCTTTCTGTGGTTGGACTTATTTGGTCGATTCCCCAGATTTCATTATTAGGCTTCGAACTTAATTGGGTTTGGGTAGCGGTGATCCCCACTTGGGTTTTCTATTTTCGTTTGTCTCTGAGCGTATTCATGATGATGATCGGCTACACATTAGCGTGCATTGGCCTTATTTGGTCTCTAGAGGTATTGATGTTGCCCGTTCTGCATATTTCTATGCTTTTGTTTGGCGTATTGTGGATATTGCAATTTATCGGTCACAAGATTGAAGGTAAAAAACCGTCGTTTTTTGAGGATTTACAGTTTCTACTCATCGGCCCGATTTGGGTGTTCAGAAAACACTAG